One window from the genome of Salvia splendens isolate huo1 chromosome 9, SspV2, whole genome shotgun sequence encodes:
- the LOC121748002 gene encoding protease Do-like 7 isoform X1: MERLGSEAALAEMESSMTEDLSMEINPPFKENLATSKDWRKALNKVVPAVVVLRTTACRAFDTESAGASYATGFVVDKSRGIILTNRHVVKPGPVVAEAMFVNREEIPVHPIYRDPVHDFGFFLYDPSAIKFLSYDEIPLAPEAACVGLEIRVVGNDSGEKVSILAGTLARLDRDAPHYKKDGYNDFNTFYMQAASGTKGGSSGSPVIDWQGRAVALNAGSKTSSASAFFLPLERVVRALGFLQRGRETISNTWEAVTIPRGTLQATFLHKGFDETRRLGLRSETEQLVLLASPPGETGMLVVDSVVPGGPAHKHLEPGDVLIRLNGEVSTQFLKMETLLDNNVNNKIELQIERGGKPLTLDLTVQDLHSVTPRYFLEVSGAIIHPLSYQQARNFRFQCGLVYVAEQGYMLFRAGVPRHAIIKKFAGENIARLDDFISVLSKLSRGARVPLEYITYTDRHRRKSVLVTVDRHEWYAPPHIYTRNDSTGLWTVKPMLPLNSSLELCVNSTEQALPSNISSCSAEVTPMEPAHQCVGQEPTNGVTSMETSSEEIDDGSHSVDESDAGSKKRRVEDDSADGVLSTECTLHESREVRLEETGPETETVPRDFPGAAAATNNVSVAERAIEPTLVMLEVHVPSSCMLDGVHSQHFFGTGLIIYHSQTMGLVAVDKNTVAVSVSDVMLSFAAYPIEIPGEVVFLHPVHNFALVAYDPSTLGPGALVVRAAELLPEPALRRGDSVCLVGLSRSLQATSRKSFVTNPSAALNIGSADCPRYRATNMEIIELDTDFGSTFSGVLTDDLGRVQAIWGSFSTQLKYSCSSSEDHQFVRGIPIYWISQTLDKIISGAKEPTRLINGVKRPMPVTKLLEVELYPTLLSKARSYGLSDSWIQALVKKDPIRRQVLRVKGCLAGSKAENLLEQGDMVLAINKEPVTCFRDIEDACQELDRCSDNDGKLKITIFRQGREIELLVGTDVRDGNGTTHVINWCGCIVQDPHSAVRALGFLPEEGHGVYVARWCHGSPVHRYGLYALQWIVEVNGKPTPDLDAFVAVTKEIEHGEFVRVRTVHLNGRPRVFTLKQDLHYWPTWELSFDPETAMWRRTTIKLVDCSKAM; this comes from the exons ATGGAGAGATTGGGATCGGAGGCGGCGTTGGCGGAGATGGAGTCGAGCATGACGGAGGATCTCTCAATGGAGATTAATCCGCCCTTCAAGGAGAATCTCGCCACCTCCAAGGACTGGCGGAAGGCACTCAACAAGGTGGTCCCCGCCGTAGTCGTCCTCCGCACCACTGCCTGCCGCGCCTTCGACACTGAGTCAGCTGGTGCCTCATACGCCACCGGCTTCGTCGTCGACAAGTCCCGCGGAATTATTCTTACGAACCGCCACGTTGTCAAGCCAG GCCCCGTTGTGGCGGAAGCTATGTTTGTGAACCGTGAAGAAATTCCAGTGCATCCGATTTATAGAGACCCT GTTCATGATTTCGGATTCTTCCTTTATGACCCTTCTGCTATAAAATTCCTTAGCTATGATGAGATCCCTCTTGCTCCTGAGGCTGCATGTGTGGGGCTTGAAATTCGGGTGGTCGGAAATGATAGTGGTGAAAAG GTCTCTATTTTAGCAGGAACTCTTGCTCGCTTGGATAGAGATGCTCCACACTATAAAAA GGATGGCTACAACGACTTCAACACATTTTACATGCAA GCAGCTTCTGGGACAAAAGGTGGTTCAAGTGGCTCTCCAGTAATTGACTGGCAAGGTAGAGCAGTTGCCTTGAATGCTGGGAGCAAGACATCCAGTGCTTCGGCATTTTTCTTACCTTTGGAAAGA GTTGTGAGAGCCTTAGGATTCTTGCAGAGAGGAAGAGAAACCATTAGCAACACATGGGAGGCTGTCACAATTCCCCGTGGTACGCTTCAG GCTACATTTCTTCACAAAGGATTTGATGAGACACGTAGACTTGGCCTCAGAAGTGAAACAGAACAG TTAGTGCTGCTTGCTTCTCCACCTGGTGAAACTGGAATGCTTGTGGTTGACTCGGTG GTGCCAGGTGGTCCAGCCCATAAGCATTTGGAGCCAGGTGATGTGCTGATTCGATTGAATGGGGAG GTGAGTACCCAGTTTCTGAAGATGGAGACATTGCTTGATAATAATGTCAACAATAAAATTGAACTCCAGATTGAAAGGGGTGGCAAACCTTTGACTTTAGACTTAACG GTTCAGGATTTGCACTCGGTCACACCTCGCTACTTTCTTGAAGTCAGTGGTGCAATCATACACCCTCTATCTTATCAACAG GCCAGGAACTTCCGCTTCCAGTGTGGTCTTGTATATGTTGCTGAACAAGG GTACATGCTATTCAGAGCTGGAGTTCCACGCCATGCTATTATTAAGAAGTTTGCTGGAGAAAACATAGCAAGACTTGATGACTTCATTTCTGTTTTATCTAAGTTGTCAAGGGGCGCAAGAGTACCATTGGAGTATATCACTTATACTGATCGTCATCGAAGAAAG TCTGTCCTGGTCACAGTTGATCGCCATGAATGGTATGCCCCTCCTCATATATACACTCGTAATGACAGTACTGGTTTGTGGACAGTGAAGCCAATGTTACCATTAAACTCTTCACTGGAATTATGTGTTAATTCAACCGAACAAGCTCTACCAAGCAATATTTCATCATGTTCTGCCGAGGTTACTCCAATGGAACCTGCACATCAATGCGTTGGCCAAGAACCGACGAATGGTGTGACTAGTATGGAAACTAGTTCTGAAGAAATTGATGATGGTTCACATTCTGTGGATGAATCTGATGCTGGGTCAAAGAAAAGGAGGGTTGAAGATGATTCTGCTGATGGTGTTTTATCAACTGAATGCACCTTGCATGAATCTCGGGAAGTAAGATTGGAGGAGACTGGACCAGAAACTGAGACAGTTCCGAGAGATTTTCCAGGTGCAGCAGCTGCAACAAACAATGTTTCAGTAGCTGAGCGAGCTATTGAGCCTACCCTAGTGATGCTGGAG GTTCATGTGCCATCATCTTGTATGCTTGATGGTGTGCACTCACAGCATTTCTTTGGAACTGGTCTTATCATATATCATTCTCAAACCATGGGATTGGTTGCTGTTGACAAAAACACTGTTGCGGTGTCCGTATCTGATGTCATGCTTTCTTTTGCTGCTTACCCAATTGAAATTCCCGGCGAA GTTGTTTTTCTCCATCCGGTGCACAATTTTGCACTTGTTGCATATGACCCTTCCACTCTTGGTCCTGGTGCTTTGGTAGTTCGAGCTGCTGAACTTCTTCCCG AACCCGCATTACGCCGTGGAGATTCTGTGTGTCTTGTGGGGTTAAGTAGGAGTCTGCAGGCAACTTCTCGTAAATCTTTTGTTACAAATCCTTCTGCTGCTCTGAATATTGGCTCAGCTGACTGTCCAAGATATAGGGCAACCAATATGGAAATAATTGAGCTCGATACAG ATTTTGGAAGTACATTTTCTGGTGTTCTCACAGATGATCTTGGAAGGGTTCAAGCTATTTGGGGAAGCTTTTCAACACAG CTCAAATATAGTTGCAGTTCATCCGAAGACCATCAGTTTGTTCGAGGCATTCCAATTTATTGGATTAGTCAGACTCTTGACAAAATAATATCCGGTGCCAAGGAGCCTACCCGTCTCATAAATGGAGTTAAGAGGCCCATGCCAGTTACTAAATTATTGGAGGTTGAGCTTTATCCCACTTTACTCTCCAAAGCTCGTAGCTATGGCCTAAGTGACTCGTGGATACAG GCACTGGTGAAGAAAGACCCTATTAGGCGTCAAGTTTTGAGGGTTAAAGGTTGCTTAGCAGGATCTAAAGCTGAAAATCTGCTAGAACAAGGTGACATGGTTTTGGCAATCAATAAAGAGCCAGTCACATGTTTCCGAGACATTGAAGATGCTTGCCAAGAACTAGACCGGTGTAGTGACAATGATGGGAAGCTCAAAATAACAATATTTCGTCAG GGCCGTGAAATTGAGTTACTGGTGGGGACAGACGTGAGGGATGGAAATGGAACCACACATGTCATAAATTGGTGTGGTTGTATTGTCCAGGATCCTCATTCGGCTGTACGAGCCCTTGGATTTCTGCCTGAAGAAGGTCATGGCGTGTATGTGGCAAG GTGGTGTCATGGAAGTCCTGTTCATCGGTATGGTTTATATGCTCTTCAGTGGATTGTAGAAGTAAATGGGAAGCCAACTCCTGATTTAGATGCCTTTGTTGCCGTGACAAAG GAAATAGAGCATGGAGAATTTGTTCGTGTTAGAACAGTTCACTTGAATGGAAGGCCTCGGGTATTTACACTGAAGCAGGATTTGCACTACTGGCCTACGTGGGAGCTGAGTTTCGACCCTGAAACTGCAATGTGGCGTCGAACGACGATCAAGTTGGTCGACTGCAGCAAGGCTATGTGA
- the LOC121748002 gene encoding protease Do-like 7 isoform X2 encodes MMRSLLLLRLHVWGLKFGWSEMIVVKRKYFFLLGNLQVSILAGTLARLDRDAPHYKKDGYNDFNTFYMQAASGTKGGSSGSPVIDWQGRAVALNAGSKTSSASAFFLPLERVVRALGFLQRGRETISNTWEAVTIPRGTLQATFLHKGFDETRRLGLRSETEQLVLLASPPGETGMLVVDSVVPGGPAHKHLEPGDVLIRLNGEVSTQFLKMETLLDNNVNNKIELQIERGGKPLTLDLTVQDLHSVTPRYFLEVSGAIIHPLSYQQARNFRFQCGLVYVAEQGYMLFRAGVPRHAIIKKFAGENIARLDDFISVLSKLSRGARVPLEYITYTDRHRRKSVLVTVDRHEWYAPPHIYTRNDSTGLWTVKPMLPLNSSLELCVNSTEQALPSNISSCSAEVTPMEPAHQCVGQEPTNGVTSMETSSEEIDDGSHSVDESDAGSKKRRVEDDSADGVLSTECTLHESREVRLEETGPETETVPRDFPGAAAATNNVSVAERAIEPTLVMLEVHVPSSCMLDGVHSQHFFGTGLIIYHSQTMGLVAVDKNTVAVSVSDVMLSFAAYPIEIPGEVVFLHPVHNFALVAYDPSTLGPGALVVRAAELLPEPALRRGDSVCLVGLSRSLQATSRKSFVTNPSAALNIGSADCPRYRATNMEIIELDTDFGSTFSGVLTDDLGRVQAIWGSFSTQLKYSCSSSEDHQFVRGIPIYWISQTLDKIISGAKEPTRLINGVKRPMPVTKLLEVELYPTLLSKARSYGLSDSWIQALVKKDPIRRQVLRVKGCLAGSKAENLLEQGDMVLAINKEPVTCFRDIEDACQELDRCSDNDGKLKITIFRQGREIELLVGTDVRDGNGTTHVINWCGCIVQDPHSAVRALGFLPEEGHGVYVARWCHGSPVHRYGLYALQWIVEVNGKPTPDLDAFVAVTKEIEHGEFVRVRTVHLNGRPRVFTLKQDLHYWPTWELSFDPETAMWRRTTIKLVDCSKAM; translated from the exons ATGATGAGATCCCTCTTGCTCCTGAGGCTGCATGTGTGGGGCTTGAAATTCGGGTGGTCGGAAATGATAGTGGTGAAAAG GAAAtatttcttccttcttgggAATTTGCAGGTCTCTATTTTAGCAGGAACTCTTGCTCGCTTGGATAGAGATGCTCCACACTATAAAAA GGATGGCTACAACGACTTCAACACATTTTACATGCAA GCAGCTTCTGGGACAAAAGGTGGTTCAAGTGGCTCTCCAGTAATTGACTGGCAAGGTAGAGCAGTTGCCTTGAATGCTGGGAGCAAGACATCCAGTGCTTCGGCATTTTTCTTACCTTTGGAAAGA GTTGTGAGAGCCTTAGGATTCTTGCAGAGAGGAAGAGAAACCATTAGCAACACATGGGAGGCTGTCACAATTCCCCGTGGTACGCTTCAG GCTACATTTCTTCACAAAGGATTTGATGAGACACGTAGACTTGGCCTCAGAAGTGAAACAGAACAG TTAGTGCTGCTTGCTTCTCCACCTGGTGAAACTGGAATGCTTGTGGTTGACTCGGTG GTGCCAGGTGGTCCAGCCCATAAGCATTTGGAGCCAGGTGATGTGCTGATTCGATTGAATGGGGAG GTGAGTACCCAGTTTCTGAAGATGGAGACATTGCTTGATAATAATGTCAACAATAAAATTGAACTCCAGATTGAAAGGGGTGGCAAACCTTTGACTTTAGACTTAACG GTTCAGGATTTGCACTCGGTCACACCTCGCTACTTTCTTGAAGTCAGTGGTGCAATCATACACCCTCTATCTTATCAACAG GCCAGGAACTTCCGCTTCCAGTGTGGTCTTGTATATGTTGCTGAACAAGG GTACATGCTATTCAGAGCTGGAGTTCCACGCCATGCTATTATTAAGAAGTTTGCTGGAGAAAACATAGCAAGACTTGATGACTTCATTTCTGTTTTATCTAAGTTGTCAAGGGGCGCAAGAGTACCATTGGAGTATATCACTTATACTGATCGTCATCGAAGAAAG TCTGTCCTGGTCACAGTTGATCGCCATGAATGGTATGCCCCTCCTCATATATACACTCGTAATGACAGTACTGGTTTGTGGACAGTGAAGCCAATGTTACCATTAAACTCTTCACTGGAATTATGTGTTAATTCAACCGAACAAGCTCTACCAAGCAATATTTCATCATGTTCTGCCGAGGTTACTCCAATGGAACCTGCACATCAATGCGTTGGCCAAGAACCGACGAATGGTGTGACTAGTATGGAAACTAGTTCTGAAGAAATTGATGATGGTTCACATTCTGTGGATGAATCTGATGCTGGGTCAAAGAAAAGGAGGGTTGAAGATGATTCTGCTGATGGTGTTTTATCAACTGAATGCACCTTGCATGAATCTCGGGAAGTAAGATTGGAGGAGACTGGACCAGAAACTGAGACAGTTCCGAGAGATTTTCCAGGTGCAGCAGCTGCAACAAACAATGTTTCAGTAGCTGAGCGAGCTATTGAGCCTACCCTAGTGATGCTGGAG GTTCATGTGCCATCATCTTGTATGCTTGATGGTGTGCACTCACAGCATTTCTTTGGAACTGGTCTTATCATATATCATTCTCAAACCATGGGATTGGTTGCTGTTGACAAAAACACTGTTGCGGTGTCCGTATCTGATGTCATGCTTTCTTTTGCTGCTTACCCAATTGAAATTCCCGGCGAA GTTGTTTTTCTCCATCCGGTGCACAATTTTGCACTTGTTGCATATGACCCTTCCACTCTTGGTCCTGGTGCTTTGGTAGTTCGAGCTGCTGAACTTCTTCCCG AACCCGCATTACGCCGTGGAGATTCTGTGTGTCTTGTGGGGTTAAGTAGGAGTCTGCAGGCAACTTCTCGTAAATCTTTTGTTACAAATCCTTCTGCTGCTCTGAATATTGGCTCAGCTGACTGTCCAAGATATAGGGCAACCAATATGGAAATAATTGAGCTCGATACAG ATTTTGGAAGTACATTTTCTGGTGTTCTCACAGATGATCTTGGAAGGGTTCAAGCTATTTGGGGAAGCTTTTCAACACAG CTCAAATATAGTTGCAGTTCATCCGAAGACCATCAGTTTGTTCGAGGCATTCCAATTTATTGGATTAGTCAGACTCTTGACAAAATAATATCCGGTGCCAAGGAGCCTACCCGTCTCATAAATGGAGTTAAGAGGCCCATGCCAGTTACTAAATTATTGGAGGTTGAGCTTTATCCCACTTTACTCTCCAAAGCTCGTAGCTATGGCCTAAGTGACTCGTGGATACAG GCACTGGTGAAGAAAGACCCTATTAGGCGTCAAGTTTTGAGGGTTAAAGGTTGCTTAGCAGGATCTAAAGCTGAAAATCTGCTAGAACAAGGTGACATGGTTTTGGCAATCAATAAAGAGCCAGTCACATGTTTCCGAGACATTGAAGATGCTTGCCAAGAACTAGACCGGTGTAGTGACAATGATGGGAAGCTCAAAATAACAATATTTCGTCAG GGCCGTGAAATTGAGTTACTGGTGGGGACAGACGTGAGGGATGGAAATGGAACCACACATGTCATAAATTGGTGTGGTTGTATTGTCCAGGATCCTCATTCGGCTGTACGAGCCCTTGGATTTCTGCCTGAAGAAGGTCATGGCGTGTATGTGGCAAG GTGGTGTCATGGAAGTCCTGTTCATCGGTATGGTTTATATGCTCTTCAGTGGATTGTAGAAGTAAATGGGAAGCCAACTCCTGATTTAGATGCCTTTGTTGCCGTGACAAAG GAAATAGAGCATGGAGAATTTGTTCGTGTTAGAACAGTTCACTTGAATGGAAGGCCTCGGGTATTTACACTGAAGCAGGATTTGCACTACTGGCCTACGTGGGAGCTGAGTTTCGACCCTGAAACTGCAATGTGGCGTCGAACGACGATCAAGTTGGTCGACTGCAGCAAGGCTATGTGA